In a single window of the Pontibacter russatus genome:
- a CDS encoding IS982 family transposase has translation MHFIIDTARVVEVFCFIDDFCKEVEDYFTSHPLPKGLLEKHPAGRKPSLSESEVLTILVLYHLSGFKCFEYYYRRLVLGELRSFFPRAVSYTQFLSLARQACFHAFLLAQCRCSLSARTGHYYIDSKKLPVCDNLRIHSHRVFEGIASRGKGSTGWFFGLKLHLVINQHGELARLLITPANVADNNHQVLGRLLEGLKGKCYGDRGYLSSLLGELLEKGLHLVAKIRKNMKNMLLTLSDKLNLMKRGGIEAVNDILMSVCDIDHTRHRNPLNALVHILSGLTAYTFLDHKNKRFNPARTLA, from the coding sequence ATGCACTTTATCATAGATACTGCCAGGGTGGTAGAAGTGTTCTGCTTCATTGACGATTTCTGTAAGGAGGTTGAGGATTATTTCACTTCCCATCCGCTGCCAAAAGGGCTCTTAGAAAAGCACCCCGCCGGCAGGAAGCCCTCCCTCTCCGAGAGCGAGGTGCTCACCATCCTGGTGCTCTACCACCTCTCGGGCTTCAAGTGCTTCGAGTACTACTACCGGCGCCTGGTACTCGGAGAACTGAGGAGTTTCTTTCCCAGGGCCGTCTCCTACACGCAGTTCCTCTCGCTGGCCCGCCAGGCCTGCTTCCACGCCTTTCTGCTGGCCCAGTGCCGGTGCAGCCTCTCCGCCCGCACCGGCCACTACTACATAGACTCCAAGAAGCTCCCTGTCTGCGACAACCTGCGCATTCACTCCCACAGGGTCTTCGAGGGGATAGCCTCAAGGGGAAAAGGCTCCACCGGCTGGTTCTTCGGCCTCAAGCTGCACCTGGTCATAAACCAGCACGGAGAGCTGGCGCGCCTGCTCATCACACCGGCTAACGTGGCAGACAACAACCACCAGGTGCTGGGGCGCCTGCTCGAGGGGCTGAAGGGCAAGTGCTACGGGGACAGAGGCTACCTCTCCTCCCTGCTCGGGGAACTGCTGGAGAAGGGCCTGCACCTGGTGGCTAAAATAAGGAAGAACATGAAAAACATGCTCCTGACGCTCTCAGACAAGCTCAACCTGATGAAGAGGGGAGGTATAGAGGCCGTCAATGATATTCTGATGAGCGTTTGCGACATCGACCACACCCGTCACCGAAACCCGCTCAACGCCCTGGTCCACATCCTCTCCGGCCTGACCGCCTACACCTTTCTCGACCACAAAAACAAAAGATTTAATCCTGCCAGAACTTTGGCTTAA
- the cysM gene encoding cysteine synthase CysM: MATLLDLIGNTPLVELQHINTKPGVKLYGKLEGNNPGGSVKDRAAYGMIKGALDRGELKPGMKLIEATSGNTGIALAMIARLFGVEIELVMPDNATQERVLTMEAYGGKVILTPAEKSMEGSIDYVNKKVSEGGYLLLNQFANHDNSLAHYHTTGPEIWRDTKGQVTHFVSSMGTTGTIMGVSRYLKEQNPEVQIVGTQPVEGSQIPGIRRWPEAYLPKIFEKERVDITIDVSQHEATVMTRRLAREEGVFAGMSSGGAVFAATKLIEQLDEGVVVCIICDRGDRYLSSDLFG, encoded by the coding sequence ATGGCTACCCTACTTGATTTGATAGGCAACACGCCCCTGGTGGAGTTGCAGCATATAAACACCAAACCCGGCGTAAAACTATATGGCAAGCTGGAAGGCAACAACCCCGGCGGCAGCGTGAAAGACCGCGCCGCCTACGGCATGATCAAAGGGGCCCTGGACAGGGGAGAACTGAAGCCGGGGATGAAGCTGATTGAGGCGACCAGCGGCAACACCGGCATCGCCCTGGCTATGATCGCGCGGCTCTTCGGCGTGGAGATAGAACTGGTGATGCCCGACAACGCCACACAGGAGCGCGTGCTCACGATGGAGGCCTACGGCGGAAAGGTTATCCTGACGCCCGCCGAGAAATCGATGGAAGGCTCGATTGACTATGTAAACAAGAAGGTATCGGAGGGTGGTTACCTGCTGCTGAACCAGTTTGCAAACCACGACAACAGCCTGGCGCACTACCACACCACCGGCCCCGAGATCTGGCGCGACACTAAGGGGCAGGTCACCCATTTTGTGTCTTCGATGGGCACCACGGGTACCATCATGGGCGTTTCGCGCTACCTGAAGGAGCAGAACCCGGAGGTGCAGATTGTGGGCACGCAGCCTGTGGAGGGCTCCCAGATACCCGGCATCCGGCGCTGGCCGGAAGCGTACCTGCCAAAGATTTTTGAAAAGGAGCGTGTGGATATCACCATCGACGTGTCGCAGCACGAGGCCACCGTGATGACGCGCCGCCTGGCCAGGGAAGAAGGCGTGTTCGCCGGCATGAGCAGCGGCGGCGCTGTGTTTGCGGCCACCAAACTCATCGAGCAACTGGACGAGGGCGTGGTAGTCTGCATCATCTGCGATCGCGGCGACCGTTACCTTTCCTCCGACCTGTTTGGTTAA
- a CDS encoding GMC oxidoreductase translates to MAENVYDAIVVGSGISGGWAAKELTQKGLKTIMLERGRNIEHIKDYTNANKHPWEFPHAGGRTQEMIKNYPVLKRDYVLNERNLDYWVNEKESPYVEVKRFDWYRGYHVGGRSLMWGRQSYRLSDLDFEANAKDGIATDWPIRYADIAPWYSYVEKFAGISGSKENIPHLPDGEFMPPMELNCVEKDVAARLKQHYNNTRHMIIGRTANLTQPHHDRSNCQYRNKCWLGCPFGAYFSTQSATLPAAMATGNLTVRPFSIVTRVLYDKDTKKARGVEVLDAETNQTYEYLAKVVFLNASALNTTWVLMNSATDVWPEGLGSSSGELGHNLMDHHFKVGASGTVEGYEDKYYYGRRPNGIYIPRFRNIGDDKRDYIRGFGYQGSAGREGWSREIAEMNIGGEFKDALTEPGSWTMGINGFGETLPYHENKVTLDKNKKDKWGLPVLAIDAEIKENERKMRKDMMNDAKEMLEIAGVKNVNTYDADYGLGQGIHEMGTARMGRDPKSSVLNAHNQVWDAQNVYVTDGAAMTSAGCQNPSLTYMALTARAVDHAVNELKRQNI, encoded by the coding sequence ATGGCTGAAAATGTTTATGATGCGATTGTAGTCGGCTCCGGCATCTCCGGTGGCTGGGCTGCCAAAGAGCTGACCCAGAAGGGCCTGAAAACCATTATGCTGGAGCGAGGCCGCAACATTGAGCACATCAAGGATTATACGAACGCAAACAAGCACCCCTGGGAGTTTCCCCACGCCGGCGGCCGCACGCAGGAAATGATCAAGAATTACCCGGTGCTGAAACGCGACTACGTGCTGAACGAGCGCAACCTCGACTACTGGGTAAACGAGAAAGAGAGCCCGTACGTGGAGGTAAAGCGCTTCGACTGGTACCGGGGCTACCATGTGGGGGGCCGCTCCCTGATGTGGGGCCGCCAGAGCTACCGCCTCAGCGACCTTGATTTTGAAGCCAATGCCAAAGACGGTATCGCCACTGACTGGCCGATCCGGTATGCGGATATCGCTCCGTGGTACAGCTACGTGGAGAAGTTCGCAGGCATCAGCGGCTCCAAAGAGAACATCCCGCACCTGCCGGACGGCGAGTTTATGCCCCCCATGGAGCTTAACTGTGTGGAGAAAGACGTGGCCGCCCGCCTGAAGCAGCACTACAACAACACCCGCCACATGATCATTGGCCGTACGGCCAACCTCACGCAGCCCCACCATGACCGCTCCAACTGCCAGTACCGCAACAAATGCTGGCTCGGCTGCCCCTTCGGCGCCTATTTCAGCACGCAGTCGGCCACGCTGCCGGCCGCCATGGCCACCGGCAACCTGACCGTGCGTCCTTTCTCCATCGTGACCAGGGTGCTGTATGACAAGGACACCAAGAAGGCGAGAGGAGTGGAGGTGCTGGACGCTGAAACAAACCAGACTTATGAGTACCTGGCCAAAGTGGTTTTTCTGAACGCCTCGGCACTGAACACCACCTGGGTGCTCATGAACTCTGCCACGGACGTGTGGCCAGAGGGCCTTGGCAGCAGCAGCGGAGAGCTCGGCCACAACCTGATGGACCACCATTTTAAAGTGGGAGCCTCCGGTACCGTGGAAGGCTACGAAGACAAGTACTACTACGGACGCCGACCGAACGGAATCTATATTCCCCGCTTCCGCAACATCGGCGACGACAAGCGCGATTATATACGCGGGTTTGGTTACCAAGGCAGCGCCGGCCGCGAGGGCTGGAGCCGCGAAATTGCCGAGATGAACATCGGCGGCGAATTCAAGGACGCGCTGACCGAGCCGGGCAGCTGGACGATGGGCATCAACGGCTTCGGCGAGACACTGCCTTACCACGAGAACAAGGTGACGCTCGACAAGAACAAGAAAGACAAGTGGGGGCTGCCTGTGCTGGCGATAGATGCAGAGATTAAAGAGAACGAGCGCAAGATGCGCAAGGACATGATGAACGACGCCAAGGAGATGCTGGAGATAGCCGGGGTGAAAAACGTGAATACCTACGATGCGGACTACGGCCTGGGCCAGGGCATACACGAGATGGGAACCGCACGTATGGGCAGGGACCCAAAGAGCTCGGTGCTGAACGCCCACAACCAGGTATGGGACGCGCAGAACGTGTACGTTACGGACGGCGCCGCCATGACGTCTGCCGGCTGCCAGAACCCGTCGCTCACCTATATGGCCCTTACCGCAAGAGCCGTAGACCATGCTGTGAATGAGTTGAAGCGTCAGAACATATAG
- a CDS encoding CTP synthase, which translates to MATKYIFVTGGVTSSLGKGIISASLAKLLQARGFSVTIQKFDPYINIDPGTLNPYEHGECYVTEDGAETDLDLGHYERFLNTPTSQANNVTTGRIYHHVITQEREGAYLGKTVQVIPHITDEIKRRMLLLGQTGEYDVVITEIGGCVGDIESLPFIEAVRQLRWELGVHESCVIHLTLVPYLRAAGELKTKPTQHSVRALSEAGVQPDILVCRSEYPLPTEMRKKIALFCNVKTNSVIESLDAETIYDVPLLMRKEKLDERVISKLKLPHRMDPNLDSWKEFLGRLKNPTAEVNIALVGKYVELPDAYKSIIESFVHAGSANECKVNIKWFQSENITNENVGAMLQQMDGVLVAPGFGERGFKGKLEAIRFVRESNIPFLGICLGMQCAAVEFARNVLDMAGAASTEINPDTPYPVIDMMEDQKQVTQMGGTMRLGSYTCELKRGTKAYSVYGKSKISERHRHRYEFNNKYLPDFEQAGMIASGINPETGLVEVIELQNHPWFVAAQYHPELKSTALNPHPLFVRFVKAAINHTKSK; encoded by the coding sequence ATGGCTACTAAATACATATTTGTTACAGGCGGCGTGACGTCCTCCCTTGGCAAAGGCATTATTTCTGCCTCCCTTGCTAAACTGCTGCAGGCAAGGGGCTTCTCTGTAACCATCCAGAAATTTGACCCCTACATTAACATTGACCCGGGTACGCTGAATCCCTACGAGCACGGCGAGTGCTACGTAACCGAAGACGGCGCGGAGACTGACCTCGACCTGGGCCATTACGAGCGCTTCCTCAACACCCCCACCTCGCAGGCCAACAACGTGACCACCGGCCGCATCTACCACCACGTCATCACCCAGGAGCGGGAGGGCGCTTATTTGGGCAAAACCGTACAGGTAATACCCCACATCACCGACGAGATAAAGCGCCGCATGCTGCTGCTGGGCCAGACGGGCGAGTATGACGTGGTGATAACGGAAATTGGCGGGTGCGTGGGCGATATCGAATCGCTGCCATTTATCGAGGCGGTGCGCCAGCTGCGCTGGGAACTGGGCGTACACGAGTCCTGCGTGATACACCTGACGCTGGTGCCTTACCTGCGGGCCGCCGGCGAGCTGAAGACAAAGCCTACACAGCACTCGGTGCGCGCGCTATCGGAAGCAGGTGTGCAGCCCGACATCCTGGTGTGCCGCTCTGAGTACCCGCTGCCGACCGAGATGCGCAAGAAAATAGCGCTGTTCTGCAACGTGAAGACCAACTCCGTCATTGAGTCGCTGGACGCGGAAACTATATATGACGTGCCCCTGCTGATGCGCAAGGAGAAGCTGGACGAGCGCGTGATCAGCAAACTGAAGCTGCCGCACCGCATGGACCCGAACCTCGACAGTTGGAAGGAGTTCCTGGGCCGCCTCAAAAACCCGACCGCTGAGGTAAACATCGCCCTGGTGGGGAAATACGTGGAGCTGCCTGACGCCTACAAGTCCATCATCGAGTCGTTCGTACACGCGGGCTCTGCCAACGAGTGCAAAGTCAACATCAAGTGGTTCCAGTCCGAGAACATCACCAACGAGAATGTGGGGGCCATGCTGCAGCAAATGGACGGCGTGCTGGTGGCGCCCGGCTTCGGGGAGCGCGGGTTTAAGGGCAAGCTGGAGGCCATCCGGTTTGTTCGCGAGAGCAACATCCCGTTCCTGGGCATCTGCCTGGGCATGCAGTGCGCTGCCGTGGAGTTTGCCCGCAACGTGCTGGACATGGCGGGCGCCGCCTCCACCGAAATTAACCCCGACACGCCTTACCCGGTCATTGACATGATGGAAGATCAGAAACAAGTGACCCAAATGGGAGGAACTATGCGATTAGGTTCTTATACTTGTGAACTAAAACGCGGGACAAAGGCTTATTCAGTATATGGCAAGTCTAAGATCTCGGAGCGCCACCGACACCGTTACGAGTTCAATAACAAGTACTTACCAGATTTCGAGCAGGCAGGCATGATAGCCTCGGGCATAAACCCCGAAACAGGCCTGGTGGAGGTGATAGAGTTGCAGAATCACCCCTGGTTTGTGGCGGCGCAGTATCACCCCGAGCTGAAAAGCACCGCGCTGAACCCTCACCCGCTCTTCGTGAGGTTTGTGAAGGCGGCCATCAACCACACAAAATCAAAATAA
- a CDS encoding type 1 glutamine amidotransferase domain-containing protein yields the protein MKVLFVLTSHDKLGDTGHKTGFWVEEFAAPYYVLSDAGADITLASPAGGRPPIDPNSEAPGAQIDATNRYNEDRELQEKLSRTVKLSEVKADDYDAVFYPGGHGPLWDLTNNEDSIRLLEAFERQRKPIAAVCHAPAVFAKVKKGDGEPLVKGKNVTGFTNTEEAAVNLTEVVPFLVEDKLKALGGQYSKVEDWQPHVVRDGILITGQNPASSEGAAEELLRLM from the coding sequence ATGAAAGTACTCTTTGTGTTAACGTCGCATGATAAACTGGGCGACACAGGCCATAAAACTGGGTTCTGGGTGGAGGAGTTCGCCGCGCCCTACTACGTGCTATCCGATGCGGGGGCAGACATCACGCTCGCCTCTCCGGCGGGAGGGAGGCCGCCCATCGATCCCAACAGCGAGGCGCCCGGTGCGCAGATAGACGCCACCAACCGCTACAACGAAGACCGGGAACTGCAGGAAAAGCTGTCGCGCACAGTGAAGCTGAGCGAGGTGAAGGCGGACGATTATGACGCTGTCTTCTATCCGGGAGGCCACGGGCCGCTGTGGGACCTGACGAATAACGAGGATTCTATCCGGCTGCTGGAAGCCTTTGAGAGGCAGCGCAAGCCGATCGCGGCTGTGTGCCACGCGCCGGCGGTTTTTGCCAAGGTGAAAAAAGGAGACGGTGAGCCACTGGTGAAGGGGAAAAACGTGACTGGCTTCACCAACACCGAAGAGGCGGCCGTGAACCTGACCGAGGTAGTGCCTTTTCTGGTGGAGGACAAGCTGAAGGCGCTCGGAGGGCAATACTCCAAAGTGGAGGACTGGCAGCCGCACGTGGTGCGCGACGGCATCCTGATTACGGGCCAGAACCCCGCCTCGTCGGAGGGAGCCGCAGAAGAACTGCTGCGACTCATGTAG
- the dinB gene encoding DNA polymerase IV — protein sequence MSQTIRKIIHVDMDAFFASVEQRDNPELRGKPVAVGGSRERGVVAAASYEARRFGVHSALASKIAAQRCPQLVFVKPRFEVYKAVSRQIREIFFSYTDLVEPLSLDEAYLDVTENKIGMPSASIIAREIKSRILEETGLTASAGVSFNKFLAKIASDMDKPNGFTLITPDRAEEMVASLAIEKFHGIGKVTAAKMQSMGIMTGADLRQRPEEELVRHFGKVGRYYYRISRALDERAVQPHRVRKSIGSERTFDVDLTEEQDMLERLQYLAQEVAQDMARLQATAKTVTLKIKYFDFTLNTRSKTYGSAFSSADAIFTIARDLLRTPQLPTYPVRLLGITVSSLLYQHDKQEGYQLTIEF from the coding sequence TTGAGCCAGACAATCCGGAAGATCATTCATGTGGACATGGACGCTTTCTTTGCGTCGGTGGAGCAGCGCGACAACCCGGAGCTGCGCGGAAAGCCGGTGGCGGTGGGCGGCTCCAGGGAGCGCGGCGTGGTGGCGGCGGCCAGCTACGAGGCCCGCAGGTTCGGGGTACACTCTGCGCTGGCCTCTAAAATTGCGGCGCAGCGGTGCCCGCAACTGGTTTTCGTCAAGCCCCGGTTCGAGGTATACAAGGCCGTGTCGCGGCAAATCCGGGAGATATTCTTCTCCTACACCGATCTGGTAGAGCCGCTGTCGCTGGACGAGGCATACCTGGATGTGACGGAAAACAAGATCGGGATGCCTTCGGCCAGCATCATCGCCCGGGAAATAAAGTCGCGCATTCTGGAAGAAACGGGGCTGACAGCTTCTGCAGGTGTGTCTTTTAACAAATTCCTGGCGAAGATTGCCTCGGACATGGACAAGCCCAACGGCTTCACCCTCATTACCCCGGACAGGGCCGAGGAGATGGTGGCCAGCCTGGCCATCGAGAAATTCCACGGCATCGGCAAAGTGACGGCAGCTAAAATGCAAAGCATGGGCATTATGACGGGGGCCGACCTGCGGCAACGGCCGGAGGAGGAACTGGTGCGCCACTTTGGCAAGGTGGGTCGCTACTACTACCGCATCTCCCGCGCACTAGACGAACGCGCCGTGCAGCCGCACCGCGTCCGCAAATCCATCGGCTCGGAGCGCACCTTCGACGTGGACCTGACGGAGGAGCAGGACATGCTGGAGCGCCTCCAATACCTGGCACAGGAGGTGGCCCAGGACATGGCACGGCTGCAGGCGACCGCCAAAACCGTGACTCTTAAAATCAAATACTTCGACTTCACGCTGAACACGCGCAGCAAAACATATGGCAGCGCGTTCAGCTCCGCCGACGCCATCTTCACCATCGCCCGCGACTTGCTGCGCACGCCCCAACTCCCGACCTACCCGGTGCGCCTGCTCGGCATCACCGTCTCCAGCCTCCTCTACCAGCACGACAAGCAGGAAGGTTACCAGCTGACAATTGAATTTTGA
- a CDS encoding EamA family transporter, whose translation MMWWVYALGSAFFAALTAVFAKIGVSNVNSDLATAIRTVVILVVAWGITVARGELQGIQAISRHSMSFLILSGLATGLSWIFYFKALKLGKVSQVAPVDKLSVALTILLSIIFLHEDLTLKTAVGALLIIGGTLVLIL comes from the coding sequence ATGATGTGGTGGGTATATGCATTGGGTTCGGCTTTTTTTGCGGCCCTGACCGCTGTCTTTGCCAAAATTGGTGTCTCGAACGTAAACTCTGACCTGGCTACGGCTATCCGGACGGTGGTGATTCTGGTGGTCGCGTGGGGCATTACCGTGGCCAGGGGAGAGCTTCAGGGGATTCAGGCCATATCCAGGCACAGCATGTCTTTTCTGATTCTGTCCGGGCTGGCTACGGGACTCTCCTGGATATTCTATTTCAAGGCACTGAAGCTGGGCAAGGTGTCGCAGGTGGCCCCTGTCGATAAACTGAGCGTGGCGCTGACCATTCTGCTATCCATAATTTTCCTGCACGAGGACCTGACGCTGAAAACGGCTGTCGGCGCGCTGCTCATTATCGGGGGTACGCTGGTGCTAATCCTTTGA
- a CDS encoding pirin family protein, whose amino-acid sequence MSAPLGNLVTYRALPTREVEYIDPFLFLNHHGPQTYGPNNSGLPFGPHPHRGFETLTFILEGDIMHQDTGGGRSVIQKGGVQWMTAGSGLIHAEVSSDKFKREGGPLEILQLWFNLPARYKMVKPNYIGLQQDEIPTVTEDGGRVKVNVISGKWGSVQGPVRSLSGIDMSSIEIKQGGSFTREVAASRNIFFYVVRGRVNVNGQPVSKLHLVEFGNEGEEVKVAASEDAVVLFGHAEPFNEPVVAHGPFVMNTEQEIQEAFQDYQQGKMGTWHE is encoded by the coding sequence ATGAGCGCACCCCTTGGCAACCTGGTTACATACCGGGCACTGCCGACGCGGGAAGTGGAATACATTGACCCGTTCCTGTTTCTGAACCACCACGGGCCGCAGACCTACGGCCCCAACAACAGCGGCCTGCCCTTTGGGCCGCACCCACACCGGGGCTTCGAGACGCTGACGTTTATTCTGGAGGGGGACATCATGCACCAGGACACCGGCGGCGGGCGGAGCGTGATACAGAAAGGCGGTGTGCAGTGGATGACAGCGGGCTCCGGCCTGATTCACGCCGAAGTCTCCTCCGACAAATTCAAGCGGGAGGGAGGCCCTCTGGAGATCCTGCAACTCTGGTTTAACCTCCCCGCCAGGTACAAGATGGTCAAGCCAAACTACATCGGGCTGCAGCAGGACGAGATACCGACTGTGACAGAAGACGGAGGCAGGGTGAAGGTAAATGTCATCTCAGGCAAATGGGGCAGCGTGCAGGGGCCCGTCCGTTCGTTGAGCGGCATCGACATGAGCAGCATAGAAATTAAGCAAGGCGGCAGCTTTACAAGGGAAGTCGCGGCCAGCCGCAACATTTTCTTTTATGTGGTGCGGGGGCGGGTAAACGTGAACGGGCAGCCAGTGAGCAAACTGCACCTGGTGGAGTTTGGGAACGAGGGCGAGGAGGTAAAAGTAGCGGCATCGGAAGACGCGGTGGTGTTGTTCGGCCATGCCGAGCCGTTCAACGAGCCAGTGGTGGCGCACGGGCCGTTTGTGATGAACACTGAGCAGGAGATACAGGAGGCTTTCCAAGACTACCAGCAGGGTAAAATGGGCACCTGGCACGAGTAA